Proteins from a genomic interval of Candidatus Methylomirabilota bacterium:
- a CDS encoding beta-ketoacyl synthase N-terminal-like domain-containing protein: MGNVAARGRWDAAGAVVITGVGSVSALGIGGGASLAAALVRGVPAIRPVQAFSTGHGPHRLGGEVGDLTPHLTADEVRRLSRASQLAVVACRLALADAGIDVGTLPGLGLVLGSAYGDFRSSEAFALGYLTRGPLGLSPMAFPNTVMNAMAAHAAIAVAAQGPMLTVNQAGIAGELAVVRAAGFIAAGRAPAVLAGGVDDLCPILYRELGRLGAISPRGSGPEGCWPFDRRANGTVVGEGATVLLLEAADAARARGARVYATLAGIASGNLPAAPHALPPRRRRDPAVVRRALAAAGIGPDAVDAAYLTGTGDPAQDACELDLMAGVFDGAVGRRPLLTSLTPLAGEHAGMGGLRVAAAAVATVAGGELPGLPDLAVPAREGFAFARGPVVPLPGARAVLLHALARGGGHAALVLGRAA; the protein is encoded by the coding sequence ATGGGGAACGTGGCCGCGCGCGGACGATGGGACGCCGCGGGCGCGGTCGTGATCACCGGGGTGGGGAGCGTGAGCGCCCTCGGGATCGGCGGCGGGGCGAGCCTGGCGGCCGCCCTGGTCCGCGGCGTCCCGGCGATCCGGCCGGTGCAGGCCTTCTCGACCGGCCATGGGCCGCACCGCCTCGGCGGCGAGGTCGGGGACCTCACTCCCCACCTCACGGCTGACGAGGTGCGCCGGCTGTCCCGCGCGAGCCAGCTCGCGGTCGTCGCCTGTCGGCTCGCCCTGGCCGATGCCGGAATCGACGTCGGGACTCTGCCGGGACTCGGCCTCGTGCTCGGCTCGGCCTACGGGGACTTCCGTTCCTCCGAAGCCTTCGCTCTCGGCTACCTCACGCGCGGTCCCCTGGGCCTCTCCCCGATGGCGTTTCCGAACACCGTCATGAACGCGATGGCCGCCCACGCGGCGATCGCGGTGGCCGCGCAGGGGCCCATGCTGACCGTGAACCAGGCCGGCATCGCGGGGGAGCTGGCGGTCGTGCGCGCGGCCGGCTTCATTGCGGCGGGGCGCGCCCCGGCGGTGCTGGCGGGCGGCGTCGACGACCTGTGCCCGATCCTCTACCGGGAGCTCGGGCGCCTCGGGGCCATCTCACCGCGCGGGTCGGGGCCGGAGGGCTGCTGGCCGTTCGACCGTCGCGCCAACGGCACCGTCGTCGGGGAGGGAGCCACCGTCCTCCTGCTGGAGGCGGCCGACGCCGCTCGCGCCCGCGGCGCGCGGGTCTACGCCACGCTGGCCGGGATCGCATCCGGGAACCTGCCGGCGGCGCCGCACGCGCTCCCCCCGCGGCGCCGGCGCGATCCGGCGGTCGTCCGTCGGGCGCTCGCGGCCGCGGGCATCGGGCCGGACGCGGTGGATGCCGCATACCTCACCGGCACCGGCGATCCGGCCCAAGACGCCTGCGAGCTCGACCTCATGGCCGGCGTCTTCGACGGGGCCGTCGGCCGGCGCCCGCTGCTGACCTCGCTGACCCCGCTGGCCGGCGAGCACGCCGGGATGGGCGGCCTCCGGGTGGCCGCGGCGGCGGTCGCGACGGTCGCCGGCGGCGAGCTGCCGGGCCTGCCGGATCTGGCGGTGCCGGCGCGCGAGGGGTTTGCGTTCGCGCGCGGCCCGGTCGTCCCGCTGCCGGGCGCGCGCGCGGTCCTGCTCCACGCCCTGGCTCGCGGTGGGGGGCACGCGGCGC
- a CDS encoding beta-ketoacyl-[acyl-carrier-protein] synthase family protein encodes MSRVVVTGVGVVSPYGRGRAIYWAGLAEGRCAIGPLTLFPTDGFRARIAAEVPAAAVPSTSARRTRADRLALAAADEAVLDAGLTPPALRSAGVIVGGIGGGMLEAEAWYWRIRREGVDDPRLRRALPSILPTSHAETLARRYNTTGPKETVVLACSSGAAAIGLAADLVAAGDVPLALAGGVDGLTRICFMGFNALKLLDPEPCRPFSANRRGMSIGEGAGFVVLEQADHARARGARPYAALGGWGLTTDAYHTTAPHPDAEGSARAMVEALERGGVAASAVGYVNAHGTGTVQNDRAEALALRKVFGPDTVLVSANKSLIGHTMAAAGALEAIATVLTLVHELVPPTANLTEPDPEVPFDCVPIRARPARLEWAMSNSFGFGGQNAALLFGRVPDGRRAED; translated from the coding sequence GTGAGCCGGGTCGTCGTCACCGGAGTCGGCGTGGTGAGCCCGTACGGTCGCGGGCGTGCCATCTATTGGGCCGGGCTGGCCGAGGGCCGTTGCGCCATCGGTCCGCTCACACTCTTCCCGACCGACGGGTTCCGGGCGCGGATCGCCGCCGAGGTGCCGGCGGCCGCCGTGCCGAGCACATCGGCCCGTCGCACGCGGGCGGACCGTCTGGCGCTCGCCGCCGCCGACGAGGCGGTCCTGGACGCCGGCCTCACGCCCCCCGCTCTCCGCTCGGCCGGGGTCATCGTCGGGGGAATCGGAGGCGGAATGCTCGAGGCCGAGGCCTGGTACTGGCGGATCCGCCGGGAGGGCGTGGACGATCCTCGGCTGCGGCGTGCCCTTCCGAGTATCCTGCCGACCTCGCACGCGGAGACGCTGGCCCGGCGCTACAACACCACCGGTCCGAAGGAGACCGTCGTGCTCGCCTGTAGCTCCGGGGCAGCCGCCATCGGGTTGGCCGCCGATCTCGTCGCCGCCGGGGACGTCCCGCTGGCCCTGGCCGGCGGGGTCGATGGCCTGACCCGGATCTGCTTCATGGGGTTCAACGCCCTGAAGCTCCTCGATCCGGAGCCGTGCCGGCCTTTCTCGGCGAACCGGCGCGGCATGTCGATCGGTGAGGGGGCCGGCTTCGTCGTGCTGGAGCAGGCCGACCATGCTCGGGCGCGCGGCGCGCGGCCATATGCCGCGTTGGGGGGCTGGGGGCTCACGACCGACGCCTATCACACGACCGCGCCCCACCCCGACGCCGAGGGGAGCGCGCGCGCCATGGTCGAGGCCCTGGAGCGCGGTGGCGTGGCTGCCAGCGCCGTGGGCTACGTGAACGCGCATGGCACGGGGACCGTGCAGAACGACCGGGCCGAAGCACTGGCGCTCCGGAAGGTCTTCGGCCCCGACACGGTGCTGGTGAGCGCCAACAAGTCGCTGATCGGGCACACGATGGCCGCCGCCGGAGCCCTCGAGGCGATCGCCACCGTCCTGACGCTCGTCCACGAGCTGGTGCCGCCCACGGCGAACCTGACCGAGCCCGACCCGGAGGTGCCCTTCGATTGCGTGCCGATCCGGGCGCGGCCGGCCCGCCTCGAGTGGGCGATGTCGAACTCGTTCGGGTTCGGCGGCCAGAACGCCGCGCTGCTGTTCGGCCGGGTTCCCGACGGCCGGCGGGCCGAGGACTGA
- a CDS encoding phosphopantetheine-binding protein, translated as MDEQAIVGELRDIIVKRLRFDPKSVAAITPETPLPKGIEGSLGLDSLDFIELSIALEERFGVVVQEGDPVEVHFATLGALARFVATADRPAPES; from the coding sequence ATGGACGAACAGGCAATCGTCGGCGAGTTACGCGACATCATCGTCAAGCGGCTCCGGTTCGATCCGAAGAGCGTCGCGGCGATCACCCCCGAGACCCCCTTGCCGAAGGGGATCGAGGGATCCCTCGGCCTCGACTCGCTCGACTTCATCGAGCTGTCGATCGCGCTCGAAGAGCGCTTCGGGGTCGTCGTGCAGGAAGGCGATCCGGTCGAGGTGCACTTCGCGACGCTCGGAGCGCTCGCACGCTTCGTGGCGACGGCCGATCGGCCTGCACCCGAGTCGTGA
- a CDS encoding beta-ketoacyl synthase N-terminal-like domain-containing protein → MAGVGLLTGWGEGPGALPAGEAEAPAALLPAPTPALSGERFRRATRECLLAVAAVNGAAAEAGLAPGALAGARTGLVYASATAYAAANRAFLEDEGSTTLHFPYTAPSAVPGEVTIGAGIQGPSVNLMGGGPAALQALWYAARWLREGVVDRVLVLAVETVHEVWDLMHRARRLYSRPIIEGAVCLLLEPGQDGPLRWASTVAPRARLGPAVAGVLDRVLEGENPRVLAGCAGAGGPARAEQAALARRCGTTPPTLVRAPGEALACGPLIGLALARARALGGPCLLTAAWRNDYGALLWRLSP, encoded by the coding sequence GTGGCCGGGGTCGGTCTCCTCACCGGCTGGGGCGAGGGCCCGGGTGCGCTGCCGGCTGGCGAGGCCGAGGCCCCGGCGGCGCTCCTCCCCGCGCCGACCCCGGCGCTCAGCGGCGAGCGCTTCCGCCGCGCCACGCGCGAATGTCTCCTCGCGGTCGCGGCGGTGAACGGAGCGGCGGCCGAGGCCGGGCTCGCCCCGGGGGCACTGGCCGGCGCGCGGACGGGTCTGGTGTACGCCAGCGCCACCGCCTACGCGGCGGCGAACCGGGCGTTCCTGGAAGACGAAGGCTCCACGACGCTGCACTTCCCCTACACGGCCCCCAGCGCGGTTCCGGGCGAGGTGACGATCGGGGCCGGCATCCAGGGGCCCTCCGTGAACTTGATGGGGGGCGGCCCGGCGGCGCTGCAGGCGCTCTGGTATGCTGCCCGGTGGCTGAGGGAGGGGGTCGTCGATCGCGTGCTCGTGCTGGCGGTGGAAACGGTGCACGAGGTCTGGGACCTCATGCACCGCGCCCGCCGGCTCTACAGTCGGCCGATCATCGAGGGCGCGGTGTGCCTCCTCCTCGAGCCCGGCCAGGACGGGCCGCTCCGCTGGGCGTCCACGGTGGCGCCGCGGGCTCGCCTGGGCCCCGCCGTGGCCGGGGTACTCGACAGGGTCCTGGAGGGTGAGAACCCGCGGGTCCTGGCGGGTTGCGCCGGGGCGGGCGGCCCGGCCCGGGCCGAGCAGGCCGCGCTCGCGCGGCGTTGCGGGACGACGCCGCCGACGTTGGTGCGGGCCCCCGGCGAGGCGCTGGCGTGCGGGCCGCTGATCGGCCTGGCGCTGGCGCGGGCGCGCGCCCTCGGCGGCCCGTGCCTCCTCACGGCGGCGTGGCGGAACGACTACGGCGCGTTGCTCTGGCGACTCTCGCCATGA
- a CDS encoding beta-ketoacyl-[acyl-carrier-protein] synthase family protein: MSRRGVEPIAVTGAGVVTPIGQDLDAFWTGLVTGASGIGEIERFPVADQRVTRGGEVKKLARPAGAGDDERRVPACRASRFLIQATREALAGAGFGAGEPDPARMAVVVGTALGGIDDAGRAVRGEGGLRTLVGSLYDGPSWNLARWLGVQGPVLTVCTACASGGTSLGVAADLLRARQADVAVAGGVDVLCRFVLRGFNVLRSLTRDEVRPFDRRRSGLLLGEGAGIVVLERAGDAAARGRRAPLGFLLGHGSTADGVHITAPDPEGRGLELAIRLAFAEAGLEPSAVDFVSAHGTGTPANDRVEADVLIRVLGHRARTIPVNSIKAHLGHTMGAAATLEAIMCLLAGRHGQVPPTLNFALPDPACDLDCVPNEARQYRPRLSLSTSLGFGGCNAALLLQSHGAA, from the coding sequence GTGAGCCGGCGGGGGGTCGAGCCGATCGCGGTCACCGGTGCCGGGGTCGTCACGCCCATCGGCCAGGACCTCGACGCGTTCTGGACGGGGCTCGTGACCGGCGCCTCCGGCATCGGCGAGATCGAGCGGTTCCCGGTGGCCGATCAGCGGGTCACCCGGGGCGGGGAGGTGAAGAAGCTGGCCCGCCCGGCGGGCGCCGGCGACGACGAGCGGCGCGTTCCCGCCTGCCGCGCCTCGCGGTTCCTGATCCAGGCGACCCGGGAGGCGCTGGCCGGCGCCGGGTTCGGGGCCGGCGAGCCGGACCCCGCGCGCATGGCGGTGGTCGTCGGCACGGCTCTGGGGGGGATCGACGACGCCGGCCGGGCCGTTCGAGGCGAAGGCGGCCTCCGCACCCTGGTCGGGTCACTCTACGACGGTCCGAGCTGGAACCTCGCCCGCTGGCTCGGCGTCCAGGGGCCGGTGCTGACGGTGTGCACGGCGTGCGCCTCGGGGGGCACGAGCCTGGGCGTGGCCGCGGACCTGTTGCGGGCGAGGCAGGCGGATGTCGCGGTGGCCGGGGGCGTCGACGTCCTCTGCCGGTTCGTCCTGCGCGGCTTCAACGTCCTTCGCTCGCTGACCCGTGACGAGGTCCGGCCGTTCGATCGCCGCCGCAGCGGGCTCCTCCTCGGCGAAGGGGCGGGGATCGTGGTGCTCGAGCGGGCCGGCGACGCGGCCGCGCGCGGCCGACGGGCTCCGCTCGGCTTCCTGCTCGGACACGGGAGCACGGCCGACGGGGTCCACATCACGGCGCCCGACCCCGAGGGCCGGGGGCTCGAGTTGGCGATCCGCCTGGCGTTCGCCGAGGCCGGGCTCGAGCCGAGCGCCGTCGACTTCGTGAGCGCTCACGGGACGGGGACGCCGGCCAACGACCGCGTGGAGGCCGATGTGCTCATTCGCGTGCTCGGCCATCGAGCGCGCACGATCCCGGTGAACTCGATCAAGGCCCACCTGGGCCACACGATGGGGGCAGCGGCCACGCTCGAGGCCATCATGTGTCTGCTGGCCGGCCGGCACGGGCAGGTGCCGCCCACGCTCAACTTCGCCCTGCCGGACCCGGCGTGCGATCTCGACTGTGTGCCGAACGAGGCCCGCCAGTACCGCCCGCGCCTGAGCCTGTCCACCTCGCTCGGCTTCGGTGGCTGCAATGCCGCGCTGCTCCTGCAGAGCCATGGCGCCGCCTAG
- a CDS encoding DUF1344 domain-containing protein — MRTILGVALALVLALSVTAVWAAEIEGKIQSVDPNDRVVVLEDGTKLWLAEGLSMDTLKPGAKVKASYEERDGKNITTQFEVSE, encoded by the coding sequence ATGAGGACGATTCTGGGTGTCGCGCTCGCGCTGGTGCTGGCACTCTCGGTGACCGCGGTCTGGGCCGCCGAGATCGAGGGCAAGATCCAGTCGGTCGACCCGAACGATCGCGTGGTCGTCCTCGAGGATGGTACCAAGCTCTGGCTCGCCGAAGGCCTCTCCATGGACACCCTGAAGCCGGGCGCCAAGGTGAAGGCCTCGTACGAGGAGCGGGACGGGAAGAACATCACCACCCAGTTCGAAGTCTCGGAGTAG
- a CDS encoding sigma-54 dependent transcriptional regulator, which produces MTAPPALLVADDDPVARDLLVEVLTREGYRVRAAAGGEECLRLAQAEPFDLALVDLRMPDLDGLAVLKRLAAIQPGVPVLILTAFATIETAIEAIRSGAHDYLSKPFRMEEIKMLVRRALEAQRLARENRQYRQELRERYGVGSLVGQSPPMVEIYKLVARVGNLDTTVLIQGETGTGKELVARAIHYSSPRADHPFAVVDCAALPESLFESELFGHERGAFTGALAARRGLLETADGGTCFLDEVGELPPALQAKLLRALQERVIRRVGGNDPIPINVRIIAATNRDLRKRVEEGAFREDLYFRLNVVTLTVPPLRERIRDLPLLAQHFLRAYAEALGKAVKGFAPETLARLEAYGWPGNVRELEHAVERAVALSSSEVLLPDALPPELQPASGGEPRLPSARMTLEEVKRWYVLKVLDDAGGNKARAAEHLGIDRRTLYRLLERRPTDEER; this is translated from the coding sequence GTGACCGCGCCGCCTGCGCTCCTGGTCGCCGACGATGATCCCGTCGCCCGCGACCTCCTCGTCGAGGTCCTGACCCGCGAGGGATACCGGGTCCGGGCGGCGGCGGGTGGCGAGGAGTGCCTGCGGCTGGCCCAGGCCGAGCCCTTCGATCTGGCCCTGGTGGACCTGCGGATGCCCGACCTCGACGGGCTCGCCGTACTCAAGCGGCTCGCGGCGATCCAGCCGGGGGTGCCCGTCCTCATCCTCACGGCATTCGCGACCATCGAGACCGCCATCGAGGCGATCCGCTCGGGGGCTCACGACTACCTCTCCAAGCCGTTCCGGATGGAAGAGATCAAGATGCTGGTGCGCCGCGCGCTGGAGGCGCAACGGCTCGCCCGGGAGAACCGGCAGTACCGCCAGGAGCTGCGGGAGCGTTACGGCGTGGGCAGCCTGGTCGGTCAGTCGCCGCCGATGGTGGAGATCTACAAGCTGGTGGCTCGGGTCGGCAATCTCGACACGACGGTCCTCATCCAGGGCGAGACGGGGACCGGGAAAGAGCTGGTCGCCCGCGCCATCCACTACTCGAGCCCCCGGGCCGACCATCCGTTCGCGGTGGTGGACTGCGCGGCGCTGCCCGAGTCCCTCTTCGAGTCGGAGCTGTTCGGCCACGAGCGGGGCGCGTTCACCGGAGCGCTGGCGGCGCGGCGGGGCCTGCTCGAGACGGCCGATGGCGGGACCTGCTTCCTCGACGAGGTCGGCGAGCTCCCGCCCGCCCTCCAGGCCAAGCTCCTGCGGGCATTGCAGGAGCGCGTGATCCGCCGCGTCGGGGGAAACGATCCGATCCCGATCAACGTCCGGATCATCGCGGCCACCAATCGGGATCTCCGGAAGCGCGTCGAGGAGGGCGCGTTCCGGGAGGACCTGTACTTCCGTCTCAACGTGGTGACGCTCACGGTGCCGCCGCTCCGCGAGCGCATCCGGGACCTGCCCCTCCTGGCCCAGCATTTCCTGCGGGCATACGCGGAGGCCCTCGGAAAGGCCGTAAAGGGGTTCGCCCCGGAGACCCTGGCCAGACTGGAAGCCTATGGGTGGCCGGGCAACGTACGGGAGCTCGAGCACGCCGTCGAGCGGGCGGTGGCGCTGTCGTCCTCCGAGGTACTGTTGCCGGACGCTCTGCCCCCGGAGCTGCAGCCCGCCAGTGGCGGGGAGCCGCGATTGCCCTCGGCCCGGATGACACTGGAGGAGGTCAAGCGCTGGTACGTGTTGAAGGTCCTCGATGACGCGGGAGGAAACAAGGCCCGCGCTGCCGAGCACCTCGGGATCGATCGGCGCACGCTCTACCGACTCCTCGAACGGCGCCCGACCGACGAGGAGCGCTAG
- a CDS encoding ATP-binding protein, with protein MSRAGRGSGLELGIRHKLVILSVLILLVVSFGFTALNLTISRGGVEEDLSRRAVIFTRELAATIADRRELENGDLLRAEIDHVLAIRQNVLQLDILAFEPGGSRVVASSHPRVRLPFSRKDVEAVLADRLVSRLISETAERYWEVMAPVTLEGAVVGAVAVKFSLAQADRLAARLRAWALALTAASVVVMAVLMGVAVRFVVDRPLRRFLEAIERVREGETGTRVGLTTADEFGVLARHFDAMVARINRFNDELRTRIQEATGELDRRYQEVQRLNELLFEMQRRLSHAERVALSGRIMAEVAHEVGTPLHSVAGHLELLRKDLSPELLANDAGRRLEIIEAQVARVIEIIARLLDLTRRSPGELAPVDLNRLVRDGAELIRPGLAAAGVALEVDTDPALPTVQGYQNELLQVVLNLLTNALDASPPAGRVAVTTRAWPQRGEAEIEVRDTGRGIPAAHRKQIFEPFFSTKESGQGTGLGLFISAQIVREHRGRIDVESEEGGGSTFRVVLPTNGVTP; from the coding sequence ATGTCCCGCGCGGGCCGCGGATCAGGTCTGGAGCTCGGCATCCGCCACAAGCTCGTCATCCTCAGCGTGCTGATCCTGCTGGTCGTCTCGTTCGGTTTCACGGCCCTGAACCTCACGATCTCGCGGGGAGGGGTCGAAGAGGACTTGAGCCGCCGGGCCGTGATCTTCACGCGGGAGCTGGCGGCCACCATCGCGGACCGGCGGGAGCTCGAGAACGGCGACCTCCTCCGGGCCGAGATCGACCACGTGCTGGCGATCCGGCAGAACGTGCTGCAGCTCGACATCCTCGCCTTCGAGCCCGGCGGCAGCCGCGTCGTCGCCTCCAGCCATCCTCGTGTCCGGCTGCCATTCAGCCGCAAGGACGTCGAGGCCGTCCTGGCCGACCGGCTCGTCTCACGCCTCATCAGCGAGACCGCTGAGCGGTACTGGGAGGTCATGGCCCCCGTGACCCTGGAGGGGGCGGTGGTGGGCGCGGTGGCGGTGAAGTTCTCGCTGGCCCAGGCGGACCGGCTGGCGGCGCGGCTTCGCGCCTGGGCCCTGGCGCTCACCGCCGCCTCGGTCGTGGTGATGGCGGTCCTGATGGGCGTGGCCGTCCGCTTCGTCGTGGATCGGCCGCTCCGGCGGTTCCTGGAGGCGATCGAGCGCGTCCGCGAGGGCGAGACGGGGACCAGGGTGGGACTGACCACGGCTGACGAGTTCGGCGTCCTGGCACGTCATTTCGACGCGATGGTGGCGCGGATCAACCGGTTCAACGACGAGCTCCGGACGCGGATCCAGGAGGCGACCGGCGAGCTGGACCGGCGCTACCAGGAGGTCCAGCGCCTGAACGAGCTCCTGTTCGAGATGCAGCGGCGGCTCAGCCATGCCGAGCGGGTGGCCCTCTCGGGCCGCATCATGGCCGAGGTGGCCCACGAGGTCGGCACCCCGCTCCACTCGGTGGCCGGCCACCTGGAGCTCCTCCGCAAGGACCTCTCGCCCGAGCTCCTCGCCAACGACGCCGGACGGCGGCTCGAGATCATCGAGGCCCAGGTCGCCCGGGTCATCGAGATCATCGCGCGGCTCCTCGACCTCACCCGCCGCTCCCCGGGAGAGCTGGCTCCGGTCGACCTGAATCGCCTGGTGCGCGACGGGGCCGAGCTGATCCGGCCGGGCCTGGCCGCCGCCGGCGTGGCCCTGGAGGTCGACACCGACCCGGCGCTCCCGACGGTGCAGGGCTACCAGAACGAGCTGCTGCAGGTCGTGCTGAACCTCCTCACCAATGCCCTGGACGCGAGCCCGCCGGCCGGGCGGGTGGCGGTGACCACCCGCGCGTGGCCCCAGCGAGGCGAGGCCGAGATCGAGGTCCGCGACACCGGTCGCGGCATTCCCGCGGCCCACCGGAAGCAGATCTTCGAGCCGTTCTTCTCTACCAAGGAATCCGGCCAGGGGACGGGCCTGGGGCTGTTCATCTCGGCCCAGATCGTCCGCGAGCACCGGGGCCGCATCGACGTCGAGAGCGAGGAAGGAGGCGGGAGCACGTTTCGAGTGGTGCTCCCGACCAACGGCGTGACGCCGTGA
- a CDS encoding dihydrodipicolinate synthase family protein, with protein MNEPLRFAGVMPANILPFNADLSIDEAAYRRHLRWLADTSGVTGIVANGHAAEVSSLSRDERRHALRLALDEIGGKCPVIAGVYADGTQEAVELARDAKAAGAAGVLVFPPTLFMWGAQLKPDMVWRHVSEIAAGADLPIVVFEYPVASGIGYAPETLARLAEIPQVAAVKDWSNDIVAYERNLRALRATGRPVAVLSSFTMSLMASFLLGADGVISGMGSVTADLQAALFQACQKGDLEEARRLNDRLDPLVRVFYAPPFVDMHNRMKEALVLLGRIPGAHVRPPLTPVSDAEREAIHRALRAAGLPPLARPGRVS; from the coding sequence ATGAACGAGCCCTTGCGCTTCGCCGGCGTGATGCCGGCCAACATCCTGCCGTTCAACGCGGACCTGTCGATCGACGAGGCCGCCTACCGCCGCCACCTCCGCTGGCTCGCCGACACCTCGGGCGTCACCGGGATCGTGGCCAACGGACACGCGGCCGAGGTGTCGTCGCTGAGCCGGGACGAGCGCCGCCACGCGCTCCGCCTCGCGCTCGACGAGATCGGCGGCAAGTGTCCCGTGATCGCCGGCGTGTACGCGGACGGCACCCAGGAGGCCGTGGAGCTCGCCCGGGACGCGAAGGCGGCCGGCGCGGCCGGCGTCCTCGTCTTCCCGCCCACCCTCTTCATGTGGGGCGCCCAGCTCAAGCCCGACATGGTGTGGCGCCACGTGAGCGAGATCGCGGCCGGCGCCGATCTGCCCATCGTCGTCTTCGAGTATCCCGTGGCCTCGGGCATCGGGTACGCGCCGGAAACCCTGGCCCGGCTCGCCGAGATTCCCCAGGTCGCCGCGGTGAAGGACTGGTCGAACGACATCGTGGCCTACGAGCGGAACCTCCGTGCCCTGCGGGCGACCGGGCGGCCGGTCGCCGTGCTCTCGTCGTTCACCATGTCGCTGATGGCCTCGTTCCTGCTGGGCGCGGACGGCGTGATCTCGGGCATGGGAAGCGTCACCGCCGACCTGCAGGCCGCGCTCTTCCAGGCGTGCCAGAAGGGCGACCTGGAGGAAGCCCGGCGCCTGAACGACCGCCTCGACCCGCTGGTGCGCGTGTTCTACGCGCCGCCCTTCGTCGACATGCACAACCGCATGAAAGAAGCGCTCGTCCTGCTCGGCCGGATTCCGGGGGCGCACGTCCGTCCGCCGCTCACGCCGGTGAGCGACGCGGAGCGCGAGGCGATCCACCGGGCGCTCCGGGCGGCCGGCCTCCCGCCGCTCGCCCGGCCCGGGCGGGTGTCGTAG
- a CDS encoding cobalamin-dependent protein (Presence of a B(12) (cobalamin)-binding domain implies dependence on cobalamin itself, in one of its several forms, or in some unusual lineages, dependence on a cobalamin-like analog.), producing MKALVAILGLDSHWRGAVAVVRTLRELGAEVLYLGNQFPEEIAESALQEAADLICLSTLSGGHRDLLPEVFQALGARGVRVPVLVGGTIPPQEVPALRALGVADVFGPGRPLDELALWVGRDGGGRDRTLRSEP from the coding sequence ATGAAGGCTCTGGTCGCCATCCTCGGGCTCGACTCCCACTGGCGGGGCGCGGTCGCCGTCGTGCGGACGTTGCGCGAGCTGGGGGCGGAGGTCCTCTATCTCGGCAACCAGTTCCCGGAGGAGATCGCCGAGTCGGCGCTCCAGGAGGCGGCGGACCTGATCTGTCTGTCGACGCTCTCGGGTGGCCATCGGGATCTGTTGCCCGAGGTCTTCCAGGCCCTGGGCGCCCGTGGGGTCCGCGTGCCCGTCCTGGTGGGCGGCACCATCCCGCCGCAGGAGGTGCCGGCCCTCCGGGCGCTCGGCGTGGCCGACGTCTTCGGTCCCGGCCGTCCGCTCGACGAGCTGGCCCTCTGGGTCGGCCGCGACGGCGGCGGGCGTGATCGCACCCTGAGGAGTGAGCCATGA